From a single Dehalococcoidia bacterium genomic region:
- a CDS encoding Hsp70 family protein has translation ERPMAADNKSLGRFILDGILPAPRGVPQIEVSFDLDANGIVNVSAKDKGTGKEQRITITASSGLSKDEIEKLQREAELHADEDRKRREDVELRNNADNLAYQAEKILRENGDKIPSELKSEVEGKVSATRESLKGNDTEAIRRNFNELSESLQKIGAAVYGAGGGTPGGDGFSGTNGQSGEGHEPGQGQPEEGTVEGEFREV, from the coding sequence CGAGCGGCCGATGGCGGCGGACAACAAGTCGCTGGGCCGCTTCATCCTTGACGGCATCCTGCCGGCGCCGCGCGGCGTGCCCCAGATCGAGGTCAGCTTCGACCTCGACGCCAACGGCATCGTCAACGTCTCGGCCAAGGACAAGGGCACCGGCAAAGAGCAGCGCATCACGATCACGGCCTCTTCGGGCCTCTCCAAGGACGAGATCGAGAAGCTGCAGCGCGAGGCCGAGCTGCACGCGGACGAGGACCGCAAGCGGCGTGAGGACGTGGAGCTGCGCAACAACGCGGACAACCTCGCGTATCAAGCGGAGAAGATCCTGCGTGAGAACGGCGACAAGATCCCGTCCGAGCTGAAGAGCGAGGTCGAGGGCAAGGTTTCGGCCACGCGCGAGTCGCTGAAAGGCAACGACACGGAGGCGATCCGCCGCAACTTCAACGAGCTGTCCGAGTCACTGCAGAAGATCGGGGCCGCGGTCTACGGCGCCGGCGGCGGCACGCCGGGCGGCGACGGCTTCAGCGGTACCAACGGCCAGAGCGGCGAGGGCCACGAACCGGGTCAGGGTCAGCCCGAGGAAGGCACGGTGGAGGGCGAGTTCCGCGAGGTGTAA
- the dnaJ gene encoding molecular chaperone DnaJ encodes MATQQQDYYDVLGVPRTASPEEIKKAFRKLAMQYHPDRNKDHGAEERFKEVNEAFEILSDPEKRAAYDRFGRAGVGQQPGGGFEGFSNFGGFGDIFDAFFGGATRQRRGPQRGADLRYNLTLTFEEAIFGAEKEIEVSRTEQCAFCGGIGAEPGSKPERCPSCNGSGEVRRVQQSIFGQFVNVTACDRCHGEGRVVTNPCQKCRGTGRERKSRKLQVRVPPGVDNGQQLRLSGEGEAGAQGGPAGNLYVLMQVQPHEIFKRDEDDIILDLPINVAQAALGDELTIPTIDGTTPLRVPAGTQSGRIFELKDRGVPHLRGGGRGSQVVRVRVVTPTNLSREQQRLFRELAQSLGEATMPHEEKGFFDRIKDAFG; translated from the coding sequence ATGGCCACACAGCAGCAGGACTACTACGACGTGCTCGGCGTGCCGCGCACGGCCAGCCCGGAAGAGATCAAGAAGGCCTTCCGCAAGCTGGCGATGCAGTACCATCCCGACCGCAATAAGGATCACGGGGCGGAGGAGCGCTTCAAAGAGGTCAACGAGGCGTTCGAGATCCTCTCCGATCCGGAGAAGCGCGCCGCCTACGACCGCTTCGGCCGGGCCGGCGTGGGCCAGCAGCCGGGCGGCGGCTTCGAGGGCTTCAGCAATTTCGGCGGCTTCGGCGACATCTTCGACGCCTTCTTCGGCGGCGCCACCCGCCAGCGGCGCGGCCCGCAGCGCGGCGCCGACCTGCGCTACAACTTGACCCTGACCTTCGAAGAGGCGATCTTCGGCGCGGAGAAGGAGATCGAGGTCAGCCGCACCGAGCAGTGCGCCTTCTGCGGCGGCATCGGCGCCGAACCGGGCAGCAAGCCCGAACGCTGCCCCAGCTGCAACGGCAGCGGCGAGGTGCGCCGCGTGCAGCAGAGCATCTTCGGCCAGTTCGTCAACGTCACCGCCTGCGACCGCTGCCACGGCGAGGGGCGCGTGGTCACCAACCCCTGCCAGAAGTGCCGCGGCACGGGCCGCGAGCGCAAGTCGCGCAAGCTGCAGGTGCGCGTGCCCCCGGGCGTGGACAACGGCCAGCAGCTGCGTCTCTCCGGCGAGGGTGAGGCGGGCGCGCAGGGCGGCCCGGCCGGCAATCTCTACGTGCTGATGCAGGTGCAGCCGCACGAGATCTTCAAGCGCGACGAGGACGATATCATCCTCGACCTGCCGATCAACGTCGCCCAGGCGGCGCTGGGCGACGAGTTGACGATTCCCACAATCGACGGTACGACGCCACTGAGGGTTCCCGCCGGCACGCAGTCGGGCCGCATCTTCGAGCTGAAGGACAGAGGCGTGCCGCATCTGCGCGGCGGCGGCCGCGGCAGCCAGGTGGTGCGTGTGCGCGTGGTCACGCCCACCAACCTCAGCAGAGAGCAGCAGCGGCTCTTCCGCGAGCTGGCCCAAAGCCTGGGCGAAGCGACGATGCCGCACGAAGAGAAGGGCTTCTTCGACCGCATCAAGGACGCCTTCGGCTGA
- the prmA gene encoding 50S ribosomal protein L11 methyltransferase — MDWLELSAEAATEQVEALYTALGDIAGGASIEEPIVPLGPEEGVRREPWRPTIVRIYLPRDAHLEERRAAAGAAVAALPFAVELRERTVHEEDWANAWKEFFQVERIGRRLVVRPSWRAYAAQPGDVVLDLDPGMAFGTGQHETTRMCLLAVEELTRPVMHVLDVGCGSGILGIAAALLGAGDVVAVDTEPVAVEATAENARRNGVQDRLRVAEGSLDERWPFVGGPSADFDLALANIHAAAAIALAPNLFAALRPSGALVASGIIAERLDAVLVALAAAGFASPDVRAAGDWRTVVARRP; from the coding sequence ATGGACTGGCTCGAACTCTCCGCCGAGGCCGCCACTGAGCAGGTCGAGGCGTTGTACACGGCTCTGGGCGACATCGCGGGCGGCGCCAGCATCGAAGAGCCGATCGTGCCGCTGGGACCGGAAGAGGGCGTGCGCCGCGAGCCGTGGCGGCCCACTATTGTGCGCATCTATCTGCCCCGCGACGCGCACCTCGAGGAACGCCGCGCCGCTGCCGGTGCCGCCGTCGCGGCGCTGCCCTTCGCGGTCGAGCTGCGCGAGCGCACAGTCCATGAAGAGGACTGGGCCAACGCCTGGAAAGAGTTCTTCCAGGTCGAGCGCATCGGCCGGCGGCTGGTGGTGCGGCCGTCGTGGCGCGCGTACGCGGCGCAGCCCGGCGACGTCGTGCTCGATCTCGATCCGGGCATGGCCTTCGGCACCGGCCAGCACGAGACGACGCGCATGTGCCTGCTCGCCGTCGAAGAGCTGACGCGGCCCGTCATGCATGTGCTGGACGTGGGCTGCGGCTCCGGCATCCTCGGCATCGCTGCCGCGCTGCTCGGCGCCGGCGATGTCGTGGCCGTCGACACGGAGCCGGTCGCGGTCGAGGCGACGGCAGAGAACGCCCGGCGCAACGGCGTGCAGGACCGCCTGCGCGTGGCCGAAGGCAGCCTGGACGAACGCTGGCCCTTCGTGGGGGGGCCGTCTGCCGACTTCGACCTCGCGCTCGCCAACATCCACGCCGCGGCGGCGATCGCGCTGGCGCCCAACCTGTTCGCGGCGCTGCGCCCGAGCGGCGCGCTCGTCGCCTCCGGCATCATCGCCGAGCGGCTGGACGCCGTGCTCGTGGCGCTTGCTGCCGCCGGCTTCGCGTCGCCCGACGTTCGCGCCGCCGGCGACTGGCGTACAGTAGTCGCGCGGCGGCCGTGA
- a CDS encoding GNAT family N-acetyltransferase translates to MNDDELLRIGADTSFTYDTRGRMLLSNEPRVQERRPAPRLVLGWTTTAYVLRLSATVPDDLAQRLSEIIERQPPAGDLRTTPAASVALRAALEAHAPITGERRGPAYRFPASIGPLGDAIRITASNRQIARDTFPWLYDEYAGWRPCFAVVRDGAAVSVCFSSRIGTRACAAGVETLPEFRGHGYAAAVTAAWGTAVRQAGLLPLYSTAWDNLASQAVAGKLGLTMFAANVSWA, encoded by the coding sequence GTGAACGACGACGAACTGCTGCGCATCGGCGCGGACACGAGCTTCACCTACGACACCCGCGGCCGCATGTTGCTCAGCAACGAGCCCCGCGTGCAGGAGCGCCGTCCCGCGCCGCGTCTCGTCCTCGGCTGGACAACGACCGCGTACGTGCTGCGCCTCAGCGCCACCGTGCCTGACGATCTGGCGCAGCGGCTGAGCGAGATCATTGAGCGCCAGCCGCCTGCGGGCGATCTGCGCACCACGCCGGCCGCCTCGGTGGCGCTTCGAGCGGCGCTGGAAGCGCACGCGCCGATCACCGGCGAGAGGCGCGGCCCTGCTTATCGCTTCCCCGCGTCTATCGGGCCGTTGGGGGATGCTATCCGCATCACGGCGTCTAATCGCCAAATTGCGCGCGACACGTTCCCCTGGCTCTACGACGAGTACGCCGGCTGGCGGCCGTGTTTCGCCGTGGTGCGCGATGGGGCGGCGGTCTCGGTCTGCTTCAGCTCACGCATCGGCACGCGGGCGTGCGCAGCCGGCGTTGAAACCCTGCCGGAGTTCCGCGGCCACGGCTACGCCGCCGCCGTCACCGCCGCCTGGGGAACCGCCGTGCGGCAGGCGGGGCTGCTCCCGCTCTACAGCACGGCGTGGGACAACCTCGCCTCGCAGGCCGTCGCCGGGAAGCTGGGGCTGACCATGTTCGCGGCAAACGTGAGTTGGGCGTGA
- a CDS encoding phosphotransferase — protein MVNVPEPARELLSARLPAAVRDALGEPTAALGTWDVVPLKGSLATLTSARSVFRVRGTARTGSTTRPWSLVLKVLAPTPSQDDPARADYWRREQALYGKDVLTALPAGLRAPRCYRCDDLNGVVWLWLEPVHDSSERPWNLARWAGVARQLGQFNGAYLAGWPLPQAPSLGGRRLRTWLERHRPLVARIAAAPDNPAVRRWWPRSVVTGLLQLWEERNVFCDALERLPQTFCHGDAIPRNLLTRRATDGSAETVAIDWEYAGCYAAGEEIGQSLSVAAAFFDVEPADLPMLDETLLINYLQGLRDAGWRGNTLHVQFAYKAHAALRNAFNAVGTTVPNSAAQAAARHVYGRSWEELAERRAAVRPFLLECAASARRCLQSL, from the coding sequence ATGGTGAATGTGCCCGAGCCCGCCAGAGAACTCCTCTCCGCCCGGCTGCCGGCAGCCGTCCGGGACGCGCTCGGGGAGCCAACCGCGGCGTTGGGCACGTGGGACGTGGTGCCGCTGAAGGGCAGCCTCGCGACCCTCACAAGCGCACGGTCGGTATTCCGCGTACGCGGGACCGCCCGCACAGGCTCTACGACGCGGCCTTGGAGCCTGGTGCTCAAGGTGCTTGCCCCGACGCCGAGTCAGGATGACCCGGCCCGCGCCGACTACTGGCGTCGGGAACAGGCTCTGTACGGCAAGGATGTCCTCACCGCCCTTCCCGCAGGACTGCGAGCACCCCGGTGTTACCGGTGTGATGATCTGAATGGGGTCGTCTGGCTGTGGCTGGAGCCTGTCCATGACAGCTCCGAGCGTCCGTGGAACCTCGCGCGCTGGGCAGGAGTGGCGCGGCAACTCGGACAGTTCAACGGCGCCTATCTCGCCGGCTGGCCCCTCCCGCAGGCGCCGTCGCTCGGGGGCCGGCGGCTGCGCACCTGGTTAGAACGGCATCGCCCGCTGGTCGCCCGGATTGCTGCTGCCCCCGACAACCCTGCCGTTCGTCGCTGGTGGCCCCGCTCAGTGGTGACCGGCCTGCTCCAGCTGTGGGAAGAACGCAACGTGTTCTGCGACGCGTTGGAGCGCCTGCCCCAGACGTTCTGCCATGGCGACGCGATTCCGCGGAATCTCCTCACCCGGCGCGCCACGGACGGCTCGGCCGAGACGGTCGCCATCGACTGGGAGTACGCCGGCTGCTACGCGGCCGGAGAAGAGATCGGGCAGTCGCTCTCAGTCGCCGCGGCGTTCTTCGACGTGGAGCCGGCCGACCTGCCGATGCTCGATGAAACGCTCCTTATCAACTATCTCCAGGGATTGCGCGACGCCGGCTGGCGCGGCAACACGTTACACGTGCAGTTCGCGTACAAAGCCCATGCAGCCCTTCGCAATGCCTTCAATGCCGTGGGCACAACCGTCCCAAACAGTGCAGCGCAGGCAGCGGCGCGTCATGTCTACGGCCGAAGTTGGGAGGAGCTGGCAGAGCGTCGCGCCGCGGTACGTCCATTTCTGCTCGAGTGCGCGGCGTCGGCCCGGCGCTGCCTGCAATCGTTGTGA
- a CDS encoding LLM class flavin-dependent oxidoreductase, whose amino-acid sequence MKFHWFAEVTYPHLPADFDRSYPTAWVTPPPQLLDGRKAGQMYRMFLDLMEYADEVGFDGLAVNEHHQTAGAMTPSPNLLAASLAKNTKNAAILVIGDSLALYNPPTRVAEEMAYLDCLSEGRLIAGFVYGTAMDSVYSYGVPPAELRPRFAEARELILRAWQAEQPFAFNGKYTKLRYVNPWPRPVQKPLPPIWVPCSGSIETWDLVLEHDYCYGHLSFSGMRSAKPVVDEYWNYVADHNGNMNPHRMAFTQIVCVSETDAQAEQDYYDAVRYFYRFTNRVSRGFTSAPGYRSPKSMAWELERAQANPDRERAYKGELSFKEYDEKGFIIAGSPATVRQRMREMVKELRVGQIIATPHIGNLSEETARKNTYLFAKEVIPHLRDVWAEYPDHWTPQVSQQRVAAAERAAGLAAAPAD is encoded by the coding sequence ATGAAGTTCCACTGGTTTGCCGAGGTCACCTATCCCCACCTGCCCGCCGACTTCGACCGCAGCTACCCGACGGCCTGGGTGACGCCGCCGCCGCAACTGCTTGACGGACGCAAGGCCGGGCAGATGTACCGCATGTTTTTGGACTTGATGGAGTACGCCGACGAGGTCGGCTTCGACGGGCTGGCCGTGAACGAGCACCACCAGACGGCGGGCGCGATGACGCCTTCGCCAAATTTGCTCGCCGCCTCGCTTGCCAAGAACACGAAGAACGCGGCGATCCTCGTGATCGGCGACAGCCTGGCGCTCTACAACCCGCCCACGCGCGTGGCCGAGGAGATGGCGTACCTCGACTGCCTCTCGGAAGGCAGGCTGATCGCCGGCTTCGTCTACGGCACGGCGATGGACTCGGTCTACTCCTACGGCGTGCCGCCGGCCGAGCTGCGCCCGCGCTTCGCCGAGGCGCGCGAGCTGATCCTGCGGGCCTGGCAGGCGGAGCAGCCGTTCGCCTTCAACGGCAAGTACACCAAGCTGCGCTACGTGAACCCCTGGCCGCGGCCGGTGCAGAAGCCGCTGCCGCCGATCTGGGTGCCGTGCAGCGGCAGCATCGAGACCTGGGACCTGGTCCTGGAGCACGACTACTGCTACGGCCATCTCTCCTTCTCCGGCATGCGCTCGGCCAAGCCCGTGGTGGACGAGTACTGGAACTACGTCGCCGATCACAACGGCAACATGAACCCGCATCGCATGGCCTTCACCCAGATCGTCTGCGTCTCTGAAACGGACGCGCAGGCGGAGCAGGACTATTACGATGCGGTGCGCTACTTCTACCGCTTCACCAACCGCGTCTCGCGCGGCTTCACCAGCGCGCCGGGCTATCGCAGCCCGAAGTCGATGGCCTGGGAGCTGGAGCGGGCGCAGGCGAACCCCGACCGCGAGAGGGCGTACAAGGGCGAGCTGAGTTTTAAAGAGTACGACGAGAAGGGCTTCATCATCGCCGGCAGCCCGGCCACCGTGCGCCAGCGCATGCGCGAAATGGTGAAAGAGCTGCGCGTGGGTCAGATCATCGCCACGCCGCACATTGGCAACCTGAGCGAGGAGACGGCGCGCAAGAACACCTATCTCTTCGCCAAAGAGGTGATTCCGCACCTGCGCGACGTCTGGGCCGAGTACCCCGACCACTGGACGCCGCAGGTCAGCCAGCAGCGCGTCGCCGCCGCCGAGCGTGCGGCAGGGCTTGCGGCGGCGCCGGCGGACTGA
- a CDS encoding LLM class flavin-dependent oxidoreductase: MKFGLFYELIALRPHDEEAVQRAYWQALEQIQYAEQMGFEYVWETEHHFTEKFSYSSAPELFLTAAAARTSKIRLGHGVVLLTMNHPVRAAERAAVLDLLSNGRLEFGTGRGTSEAELGGFNIDPEISRDMWEEALHIIPRMWTQDSFEHHGRFWEVPPRNVLPKPVQKPHPPLWVSGVSPQTFEIAADKGLGVLSFSLSAPGQSEKAVAMYKQRIKNAEPAGSFVNNNVAAFTVTLCLEDDAEAKQVGGFAAGAYKMGAQSLYGKWAKAEGAWRAWYGRDYFTEVETPADEIDAMVNDAVVCIGDPQRCINVIKHWEEIGVDQIMCLMQAGRIPHEKVMESLRLFGEHIIPYFKKRAGEEGGPHSPLPLLSHT; this comes from the coding sequence ATGAAGTTCGGCCTGTTCTACGAGCTGATCGCCCTGCGCCCGCACGACGAGGAGGCGGTGCAACGCGCCTACTGGCAGGCGCTCGAGCAGATCCAGTACGCCGAGCAGATGGGCTTCGAGTACGTCTGGGAGACCGAGCACCACTTCACCGAGAAGTTCTCCTACTCTTCCGCGCCCGAGCTGTTCCTCACCGCCGCCGCGGCTCGCACCTCGAAGATCCGCCTGGGCCACGGCGTGGTGCTGCTGACGATGAACCACCCCGTGCGCGCGGCCGAACGCGCCGCCGTGCTCGATCTGCTCTCCAACGGCCGGCTGGAGTTCGGCACCGGCCGCGGCACCTCTGAGGCGGAGCTGGGCGGCTTCAACATCGACCCCGAGATCTCGCGCGACATGTGGGAAGAGGCGCTGCACATCATTCCCAGGATGTGGACACAGGACAGCTTCGAGCACCACGGCCGCTTCTGGGAGGTGCCGCCGCGCAACGTGCTGCCCAAGCCCGTGCAGAAGCCGCACCCGCCGCTCTGGGTCTCGGGCGTCAGCCCGCAGACCTTCGAGATCGCCGCCGACAAGGGGCTGGGCGTACTCTCCTTCTCGCTCAGCGCGCCGGGACAGTCGGAGAAGGCGGTGGCGATGTACAAGCAGCGGATCAAGAACGCCGAGCCGGCCGGCAGCTTCGTCAACAACAACGTCGCCGCCTTCACCGTCACGCTCTGCCTGGAAGACGACGCCGAGGCGAAGCAGGTGGGCGGCTTCGCGGCCGGCGCCTACAAGATGGGGGCGCAGTCGCTTTACGGCAAGTGGGCGAAGGCCGAGGGCGCCTGGCGCGCCTGGTACGGCCGCGACTACTTTACCGAGGTGGAGACGCCGGCCGACGAGATCGACGCGATGGTGAACGACGCCGTCGTCTGCATCGGCGACCCCCAGCGCTGCATCAACGTGATCAAGCACTGGGAAGAGATCGGCGTGGACCAGATCATGTGCCTGATGCAGGCGGGCCGCATTCCGCACGAGAAGGTGATGGAGTCGCTGCGCCTCTTCGGCGAGCACATCATCCCCTACTTCAAGAAGCGGGCCGGCGAGGAGGGTGGCCCTCATAGCCCCCTTCCCCTTCTCTCCCATACATAA
- a CDS encoding acyl-CoA dehydrogenase family protein, whose amino-acid sequence MDFHFSAEQEQIRADIRAFLRDNLPAENEESPVGTEWSGDPDEWAAALAFNKKLAARGWLTAHWPKEYGGLGLGIMEQVVLREEISYRRAPVLNANGLNMLGPVLMLYGTEEQKRQHLPGIARAEVMWAQGYSEPNAGSDLASLQTRAVREGDEYVLNGSKIWTGHGATADWIFVLARTDPQAPKHKGISFFLLPIDSPGLKVIKLQSMTNYVHFCQEYFEDVRVPRQNLVGEENQGWYIGAALLDFERSGIGSAAGMRRTLEDLIAFVKENAAVGRPATAERREQIRRKIADRWIETAIGRNLSYRIASVQAAGKIPNYEASMGKVFSSELGARLAWTGFEVLGLYGHLRETDRYAKLRGRFGLGTQTYLTSTIGGGTSEIQRNIIATRGLGLPRG is encoded by the coding sequence ATGGACTTCCACTTCTCCGCCGAGCAGGAGCAGATCCGCGCCGACATTCGCGCCTTTCTGCGCGACAATCTGCCGGCCGAGAATGAAGAGTCGCCGGTCGGCACGGAGTGGAGCGGCGATCCGGACGAGTGGGCGGCGGCGCTCGCCTTCAACAAGAAGCTGGCCGCGCGCGGCTGGCTCACGGCGCACTGGCCCAAGGAGTACGGCGGCCTCGGCCTCGGCATCATGGAGCAGGTGGTGCTGCGCGAGGAGATCTCCTACCGCCGCGCGCCGGTGCTCAACGCCAACGGCCTCAACATGCTTGGCCCGGTGCTGATGCTCTACGGCACGGAAGAGCAGAAGCGGCAGCACCTGCCCGGTATTGCCAGGGCGGAAGTGATGTGGGCGCAGGGCTACTCCGAGCCGAACGCCGGCTCAGACCTCGCGTCTTTGCAGACGCGCGCCGTGCGCGAGGGCGACGAATACGTGCTTAATGGCAGCAAGATCTGGACGGGCCACGGCGCCACGGCCGACTGGATCTTCGTGCTCGCCCGCACCGACCCGCAGGCGCCCAAGCACAAGGGCATCTCCTTCTTCCTGCTGCCGATCGACTCGCCCGGCCTCAAGGTCATCAAGCTCCAGTCGATGACGAACTACGTCCACTTCTGCCAGGAGTACTTCGAGGACGTGCGCGTGCCGCGGCAGAACCTGGTGGGCGAGGAGAACCAGGGCTGGTACATCGGCGCCGCGTTGCTCGACTTCGAGCGCTCCGGCATCGGCAGTGCCGCCGGCATGCGCCGCACGCTGGAAGACCTGATCGCCTTCGTCAAGGAAAACGCCGCGGTCGGCCGGCCCGCCACGGCGGAACGGCGCGAGCAGATCCGCCGCAAGATCGCCGACCGCTGGATCGAGACGGCGATCGGCCGCAACCTCTCGTATCGCATCGCCTCGGTTCAGGCCGCGGGCAAGATCCCGAACTACGAGGCCTCGATGGGCAAAGTCTTCTCGTCGGAGCTGGGCGCGCGCCTCGCCTGGACCGGCTTCGAGGTGCTCGGCCTCTACGGCCACCTGCGCGAGACGGACAGGTACGCGAAGCTGCGCGGCCGCTTCGGCCTGGGCACGCAGACCTACCTGACCTCGACGATCGGCGGCGGCACCAGCGAGATCCAGCGCAACATCATCGCCACGCGCGGGCTGGGGCTGCCGCGGGGATAG
- a CDS encoding SDR family NAD(P)-dependent oxidoreductase, with product MPDRLAGKVCMVTGAGSGIGAAIARRFAAEGGRVFLLDRAIENAQTVAAEIGGTAEARQLDVRDAAQVKSTVAGVNAAAGRIDVLVNVAGITLLDDTRIVDIPEETWDSVIAVNLRGPFLVCKYALPVMIAQRGGVIINMSSQAGFGGGTAYASAKAGLNAITRGIARQHAGDGIRCCTIAPGAVQTPMLEQSKRKLGEGIVAPRPGVLKPVGTPEEVAALAAFLASDEAAYISGTIYAIDGGASQH from the coding sequence ATGCCCGATCGGCTCGCTGGCAAGGTCTGCATGGTCACGGGCGCCGGCTCCGGCATCGGCGCCGCTATCGCCCGCCGCTTCGCCGCCGAGGGTGGGCGCGTCTTCCTGCTCGACCGCGCGATCGAGAACGCGCAAACGGTCGCGGCCGAGATCGGCGGCACGGCCGAGGCGCGGCAGCTCGACGTGCGCGACGCGGCGCAGGTGAAGAGCACGGTCGCCGGCGTGAACGCGGCTGCGGGGCGCATCGACGTGCTGGTGAACGTCGCCGGCATCACCCTGCTCGACGACACGCGCATCGTGGACATCCCCGAGGAGACGTGGGACAGCGTGATCGCCGTGAATCTGCGCGGGCCGTTCCTGGTGTGCAAGTACGCGCTGCCCGTGATGATCGCCCAGCGCGGCGGCGTGATCATCAACATGTCCTCGCAGGCGGGCTTCGGCGGCGGCACGGCCTACGCCTCGGCCAAGGCGGGCCTCAACGCAATCACCAGAGGCATCGCCCGCCAGCACGCCGGCGACGGCATCCGCTGTTGCACGATCGCGCCCGGCGCGGTGCAGACGCCGATGCTGGAACAATCGAAGCGGAAGCTGGGCGAGGGGATCGTGGCGCCGCGGCCGGGCGTGCTGAAGCCGGTGGGCACGCCGGAAGAGGTCGCCGCGCTTGCCGCCTTCCTCGCCTCGGACGAGGCCGCCTACATCAGCGGCACGATCTACGCGATCGACGGCGGCGCCAGCCAGCACTGA
- a CDS encoding amidohydrolase family protein has translation MAEISPGEYIDVWVNMPSAERREEMDPNIMRWFAKSSPDVLGGVTPAQMFAKMDAAGVQTGLLTSGIGPVYKNPYLGGFEDFTIAKFREICQKIADVCKQFPGRFYGACMLDPTQGMDAVRMLEIAVKEYDFRAGRLFGALTNTPPNHPLCYPIYCKAIELDVPITVNVGVPGPLRFAKFQRPMDLDDVLVSLPEAKVVMTHVGHPWHLETVALLQKHANAYLMTSGWAPKHVPAEIVHLMNTRGQHKVMWSADYPIQTFDRCIKEAHEMPLRDGMLRKYMRENALNVFKLG, from the coding sequence ATGGCCGAGATCTCGCCGGGGGAATACATCGACGTCTGGGTGAACATGCCCTCCGCCGAGCGCCGCGAGGAGATGGACCCCAACATCATGCGCTGGTTCGCCAAAAGCTCGCCGGATGTGCTGGGCGGCGTCACGCCGGCGCAGATGTTCGCCAAGATGGACGCGGCCGGCGTGCAGACCGGCCTGCTCACCAGCGGCATCGGCCCGGTCTACAAGAACCCCTATCTCGGCGGCTTCGAGGACTTCACCATCGCGAAGTTCCGCGAGATCTGCCAGAAGATCGCCGACGTCTGCAAGCAGTTCCCCGGCCGCTTCTACGGCGCCTGCATGCTCGACCCCACGCAGGGCATGGACGCCGTGCGCATGCTGGAGATCGCGGTCAAGGAGTACGACTTCCGCGCCGGCCGCCTGTTCGGCGCGCTCACCAACACGCCGCCCAACCACCCGCTTTGTTACCCAATCTACTGCAAGGCGATCGAGCTGGACGTGCCGATCACGGTGAACGTGGGCGTGCCCGGCCCGCTGCGCTTCGCCAAATTCCAGCGGCCGATGGACCTGGACGACGTGCTGGTGAGCCTGCCCGAGGCGAAGGTCGTGATGACGCACGTCGGCCACCCCTGGCATTTGGAGACCGTGGCGCTCCTGCAAAAGCACGCCAACGCCTACCTGATGACCTCCGGCTGGGCGCCGAAGCACGTGCCGGCGGAGATCGTCCACCTGATGAACACGCGCGGTCAGCACAAGGTCATGTGGTCGGCCGACTACCCGATCCAGACCTTCGACCGCTGCATCAAGGAGGCGCACGAGATGCCGCTGCGCGACGGCATGCTGCGCAAGTACATGCGGGAGAACGCGCTCAACGTCTTCAAGCTTGGATAG